Proteins encoded within one genomic window of Spiribacter curvatus:
- the thrS gene encoding threonine--tRNA ligase → MPLITLPDGSQRDYAEPLSVLDIAQDIGAGLAKATVAGRVNGTLVDAVDRIDEDAELQIITPKDPEGLEIIRHSCCHLLGQAVKQLYPEAQMAIGPVVEGGYYYDIRYDAGFHPEDLEQIEKRMAELIDQDYNVIKHVTPRFEALQLFRERGENYKVELIENLTDVDSMALYHHQEYVDMCLGPHVPNTRFLRAFKLTKLAGAYWRADANNEMLQRIYGTAFADRKALKAHLQFLEEAQKRDHRRIARSQDLFHIQEESPGMVFWHPNGWRIYTTLQDYLRRRLSAHGYQEIRTPELVDRSLWERSGHWEKFREDMFTTHSEHRDYAVKPMNCPCHVQVYNQGLKSYRDLPLRLSEFGNCHRNEPSGTLHGLMRVRNFTQDDAHIFCTEDQLQDEVSAFLDLAFSVYHDFGFDDVQVALSTRPPKRVGEDGLWDRAEAALEQALIAKDMDFTINPGEGAFYGPKIELAMRDCLNRVWQCGTMQVDFSMPGRLSAEYVTEGGDRAVPVMLHRAIFGSFERFIGVLTEHYGGDWPVWLVPTQVEVVNITDRQSEYAQSIRKQLSDRGFRAECDLRNEKIGFKIREHTIRRVPYMVVVGDQERESGQVAVRTRAGEDLGSMSLEAFVERLDHDVARLGRTLVED, encoded by the coding sequence ATGCCGCTCATCACCCTTCCTGACGGCAGTCAACGCGACTACGCCGAACCCCTCTCTGTACTCGACATCGCGCAGGACATTGGTGCCGGGCTTGCGAAGGCCACGGTGGCCGGCCGTGTCAACGGCACGCTCGTCGATGCCGTCGACCGCATTGACGAAGATGCAGAGCTGCAGATCATTACGCCAAAGGATCCCGAAGGGCTGGAGATTATCCGCCATTCCTGCTGCCACCTGCTCGGACAGGCGGTCAAACAGCTGTATCCGGAAGCGCAGATGGCGATCGGCCCGGTTGTCGAGGGTGGGTACTACTACGACATCCGCTACGACGCGGGCTTCCATCCGGAAGATCTCGAGCAGATCGAAAAGCGGATGGCCGAGCTGATCGACCAGGACTATAACGTCATCAAGCACGTGACGCCGCGCTTCGAGGCGCTGCAGCTGTTCCGCGAGCGGGGCGAGAACTACAAGGTCGAGCTGATCGAGAACCTGACTGACGTTGACTCCATGGCGCTCTACCACCATCAGGAGTATGTCGACATGTGTCTGGGCCCGCATGTGCCCAACACGCGGTTTCTCAGGGCGTTCAAGCTCACCAAGCTGGCGGGCGCCTATTGGCGCGCCGATGCCAATAACGAGATGCTCCAGCGCATTTACGGGACGGCCTTCGCCGACCGCAAAGCCTTGAAGGCGCACCTTCAGTTCCTTGAGGAGGCGCAAAAGCGCGATCACCGTCGCATCGCCCGCAGTCAGGACCTCTTCCACATCCAGGAAGAGTCGCCGGGCATGGTGTTCTGGCATCCCAACGGCTGGCGGATCTATACCACGCTGCAGGACTATCTGCGCCGGCGTCTGTCAGCGCATGGCTATCAGGAGATCCGCACGCCCGAGCTGGTGGACCGCAGCCTCTGGGAGCGCTCCGGTCACTGGGAGAAGTTCCGCGAGGACATGTTCACCACCCACTCGGAGCATCGCGACTACGCGGTCAAGCCCATGAACTGTCCCTGTCACGTTCAGGTATACAACCAGGGGCTGAAGAGCTATCGGGATCTGCCGCTGCGGCTCTCGGAGTTTGGTAACTGTCATCGCAACGAGCCGTCGGGCACGCTGCATGGGCTGATGCGGGTGCGCAATTTCACCCAGGACGACGCGCATATCTTTTGCACCGAAGATCAGCTTCAGGACGAGGTTTCAGCGTTTCTCGACCTCGCATTCAGCGTCTACCACGACTTCGGTTTCGACGACGTGCAGGTTGCGCTGTCCACGCGGCCGCCAAAGCGCGTTGGCGAGGATGGGCTCTGGGATCGCGCGGAGGCCGCGCTTGAGCAGGCGCTCATCGCCAAGGATATGGATTTCACCATCAATCCGGGGGAGGGCGCGTTCTACGGGCCCAAGATCGAGCTTGCCATGCGTGATTGCCTCAACCGGGTCTGGCAGTGCGGCACCATGCAGGTGGATTTCTCCATGCCGGGTCGGCTCAGCGCGGAATATGTCACCGAGGGCGGTGATCGTGCGGTTCCGGTCATGCTGCATCGGGCCATCTTTGGATCATTCGAGCGCTTCATCGGTGTGCTGACCGAGCACTACGGCGGCGACTGGCCGGTCTGGCTGGTGCCCACGCAGGTAGAGGTCGTGAATATCACCGATCGACAGTCGGAATATGCCCAAAGCATCCGGAAACAGTTGAGCGACCGGGGTTTTCGCGCCGAATGCGACTTGAGGAACGAGAAGATCGGCTTTAAGATCCGTGAACATACAATCAGACGAGTACCGTATATGGTGGTCGTTGGTGATCAGGAGCGGGAATCCGGTCAGGTCGCGGTCCGTACGCGGGCGGGTGAAGACCTTGGCTCGATGTCGCTCGAGGCGTTCGTTGAGCGCCTGGATCATGATGTCGCCCGTTTGGGCCGAACGCTTGTGGAGGATTAA
- the infC gene encoding translation initiation factor IF-3: MIDENGEQVGIVETTEAVERAQGVNQDLVELDPNADPPVCRVMDFGKWKFEQSKKQQAAKKKQKQIQVKEVKFRPGTDAGDYEVKLRNLRKFLEDGDKVKVTLRFRGREMAHQELGLELLQRVEKDLEDDATVDQRPKMEGRLMVMTMSPRKGK; encoded by the coding sequence ATGATCGACGAGAACGGCGAGCAGGTGGGTATCGTCGAGACCACTGAAGCCGTTGAACGGGCACAGGGCGTCAATCAGGACCTGGTCGAGCTGGATCCCAACGCCGATCCACCCGTCTGCCGGGTGATGGACTTCGGTAAATGGAAGTTCGAGCAGTCGAAGAAACAGCAGGCTGCCAAGAAGAAACAAAAGCAGATCCAGGTCAAGGAAGTGAAGTTCCGGCCGGGGACGGATGCCGGCGACTATGAGGTCAAGCTGCGTAACCTCAGGAAATTTCTCGAGGATGGCGATAAGGTCAAAGTGACCCTGCGCTTTCGCGGTCGGGAAATGGCGCATCAGGAGCTCGGCCTTGAGCTGTTGCAGCGGGTCGAGAAAGATCTCGAGGACGATGCCACCGTCGATCAACGCCCCAAGATGGAAGGCCGGTTGATGGTGATGACGATGTCTCCCCGTAAGGGGAAATAG
- the rpmI gene encoding 50S ribosomal protein L35 produces MPKIKTNRGAAKRFRKTASGRYKRAHAFHNHILTKKDAKRKVELRATTLVAKQDTPMIRRLLPYS; encoded by the coding sequence ATGCCGAAGATCAAGACGAACCGTGGCGCCGCCAAGCGCTTCCGCAAGACCGCGAGCGGTCGTTATAAGCGGGCGCATGCCTTCCACAATCACATCCTGACCAAGAAGGATGCGAAGCGGAAGGTCGAGCTGCGTGCCACCACATTGGTTGCAAAGCAGGATACGCCGATGATTCGGCGGCTATTGCCCTACAGCTGA
- the rplT gene encoding 50S ribosomal protein L20, with translation MARVKRGVTARRRHKKVLGKAKGYYGARHKTFKVANQAVIKAGQYAYRDRRVRKREFRALWIQRINAAARINGLSYSRLMNGLKQAEIEVDRKMLADMAVHDAAGFSAIAERAKAALA, from the coding sequence ATGGCCAGAGTCAAGCGTGGCGTCACCGCACGCCGCCGCCACAAGAAGGTCCTCGGCAAGGCGAAGGGTTACTACGGTGCACGTCATAAGACGTTCAAGGTAGCTAATCAGGCGGTCATCAAGGCCGGCCAGTACGCCTACCGGGATCGCCGGGTCCGCAAGCGCGAGTTCCGTGCCCTGTGGATCCAGCGCATCAATGCCGCGGCCCGTATCAACGGGTTGTCTTATAGCCGGCTCATGAACGGTCTGAAACAGGCCGAGATTGAGGTGGATCGGAAGATGCTCGCCGATATGGCGGTGCATGATGCCGCCGGCTTCAGCGCGATTGCCGAGCGCGCGAAGGCGGCGCTGGCGTAA
- the pheS gene encoding phenylalanine--tRNA ligase subunit alpha: protein MSDALQSLTERAEQAVDEATSVAELDAVRVAYLGKKGQITEQLKSLGRLPAEERPAAGQAINAAKQRVAERLEARRNALETAELNAALEADRVDVTLPGRGEPPGGLHPITRTLERIESMFRGVGFAVAEGPEVEDDYHNFEALNIPADHPARAMHDTFYFDARHLLRTHTSPVQIRVMEAEGAPVRVIAPGRVYRCDSDLTHTPMFHQVEGLVVDEGVTFGDLKAVLEDFVRRFFEADLALRFRPSYFPFTEPSAEVDVECMFCHGDGCRVCSGSGWLEILGCGMVHPAVFESAGIDAERYTGYAFGMGVERLAMLRYGVNDLRIFFENDLRFLRQFR, encoded by the coding sequence ATGAGTGACGCGCTCCAGTCATTGACCGAGCGGGCCGAGCAGGCCGTCGACGAGGCCACCAGCGTCGCGGAGCTGGATGCGGTCCGGGTCGCGTATCTGGGTAAGAAGGGCCAGATCACCGAACAGCTGAAGTCACTGGGTCGTCTTCCTGCAGAAGAGCGGCCAGCGGCGGGGCAGGCGATCAACGCCGCTAAGCAGCGGGTTGCCGAGCGCCTTGAGGCGCGGCGTAACGCGCTGGAGACGGCAGAACTCAACGCTGCTCTCGAGGCGGATCGTGTGGACGTGACACTGCCCGGTCGGGGTGAACCACCGGGCGGCCTGCACCCCATCACCCGTACCCTCGAGCGCATCGAGTCGATGTTCCGGGGTGTTGGCTTCGCGGTGGCGGAAGGCCCGGAGGTGGAGGATGACTATCACAACTTCGAGGCGCTCAATATTCCCGCCGACCATCCGGCCCGGGCCATGCACGACACCTTCTACTTTGATGCCCGCCACCTGCTGCGCACGCATACCTCGCCGGTGCAGATCCGGGTCATGGAGGCGGAGGGCGCGCCGGTTCGAGTGATTGCCCCAGGGCGTGTCTATCGCTGCGACTCGGATCTGACACACACCCCGATGTTCCATCAGGTCGAGGGTCTGGTGGTGGATGAGGGCGTGACCTTTGGCGATCTCAAGGCGGTGCTCGAGGACTTTGTCCGCCGGTTCTTCGAGGCCGATCTGGCGCTGCGTTTCCGCCCCTCCTACTTTCCATTCACCGAGCCCTCTGCGGAGGTGGATGTTGAGTGCATGTTCTGTCACGGCGACGGCTGCCGGGTCTGCAGTGGCAGTGGCTGGCTGGAGATCCTCGGCTGCGGCATGGTTCATCCGGCGGTCTTCGAGTCGGCCGGCATCGATGCCGAGCGCTACACCGGCTATGCCTTCGGTATGGGAGTTGAACGGCTGGCGATGCTCCGCTACGGCGTCAACGACCTGAGAATCTTTTTCGAGAACGATCTGCGCTTTTTGCGTCAGTTCCGCTAG
- the pheT gene encoding phenylalanine--tRNA ligase subunit beta, with translation MRISERWLSEWVALPESTRELAERLTMAGLEVDSVEAAAPAFSAVVIGEITHCEPHPDAERLKVCTVEDGSGEAKTVVCGAPNAAAGLKAPFARVGARLPADIKIKATKLRGVKSYGMLCAAKELGLSEESAGLMPLPTHAPVGQDLREWLDLDDAVIEVELTPNRSDCLSMAGVAREVGVLTGNPVASPDATAIDATHDATRPVSLEQPTDCPRYCGRVIRGINPAARTPVWLAERLRRAGIRPLSLTVDITNYLMLELGQPMHAFDKAALSGGIRVRHADEGESLTLLNGESVALTAGTLVIADHERPVAIAGVMGGQETAVSEATTDLFLEAAFFAPAAIAGRAREYGLHTDSSHRFERGVDPQRCRDAIERATALIIAHAGGDPGPVIEAVEADHLPATRSVSVRPKRVNALLGTAIAPETMEETLSRLGMPPRADGDTWWVESPSWRFDIAREVDLIEEIARIHGYDRLPTRRTALPASIPAQSESDIALGRLRALLVDRGFHEAITYSFVPADLQARLDPEHSPLALANPLSSDMGVMRSSLWPGLIRAAMHNRNRQMTRVRLFEAGLRFRGGLETLEQTPMIAGVVTGPATPQHWDQSDRPADFFDVKGDVEALLALAGPAHRCRFESAVHPALHPGQSARIVCDDRVVGWVGALHPEQARALDLDGRVYLFELEQSAFHDRALPAFSALSRYPSIRRDLAVVVAESVSADAVRDCITAAAGDVLESVDLFDVYRGKGVTEGCKSLAMGLILQDKSRTLTDDEVDAVQQAVVRSLADTLNAELRE, from the coding sequence ATGAGAATCAGCGAACGTTGGTTGAGTGAATGGGTGGCGCTGCCAGAGTCGACCCGCGAGTTGGCGGAGCGCCTGACCATGGCCGGTCTTGAAGTGGATTCCGTGGAGGCTGCCGCGCCCGCCTTCAGCGCGGTGGTGATCGGCGAGATCACGCACTGCGAGCCGCATCCGGACGCCGAGCGGTTGAAGGTCTGTACGGTGGAAGACGGCAGTGGCGAGGCAAAGACGGTGGTCTGCGGGGCGCCCAATGCTGCGGCCGGTCTGAAGGCCCCCTTCGCCCGCGTTGGTGCGCGCCTGCCGGCGGATATCAAGATCAAGGCGACCAAGCTCCGGGGCGTGAAGTCGTATGGCATGCTCTGCGCGGCGAAAGAGCTGGGTCTGTCCGAGGAGAGTGCCGGGCTGATGCCGCTTCCTACGCACGCGCCGGTGGGCCAGGACCTGCGGGAGTGGTTGGATCTCGATGACGCGGTTATTGAGGTGGAACTCACCCCCAACCGCAGTGATTGCCTGAGCATGGCGGGTGTGGCTCGGGAGGTCGGTGTGCTGACCGGCAATCCGGTGGCGTCGCCCGACGCCACTGCGATTGATGCGACGCATGATGCCACGCGGCCGGTCAGTCTCGAGCAGCCGACCGATTGCCCGCGCTACTGCGGTCGAGTCATCCGGGGAATCAATCCCGCTGCCAGGACACCGGTCTGGCTGGCTGAGCGGCTCCGGCGAGCCGGCATCCGGCCGCTCAGCCTGACAGTGGATATCACCAATTACCTGATGCTCGAGTTGGGCCAGCCCATGCATGCCTTCGATAAGGCGGCATTGAGCGGCGGTATCCGGGTGCGTCATGCCGATGAGGGCGAGTCGCTCACACTGCTGAATGGGGAATCAGTGGCGCTGACGGCCGGCACTCTGGTGATCGCCGATCACGAGCGACCCGTTGCGATCGCCGGAGTGATGGGGGGGCAGGAGACAGCGGTCAGTGAAGCGACCACGGATCTGTTCCTTGAGGCCGCGTTCTTCGCACCGGCTGCCATCGCCGGTCGCGCGCGTGAGTATGGACTGCATACCGACTCCTCGCATCGTTTTGAGCGCGGCGTGGATCCGCAGCGCTGCCGCGATGCCATCGAGCGCGCGACGGCGCTCATCATCGCCCATGCTGGCGGTGACCCGGGCCCTGTCATCGAGGCAGTGGAGGCCGATCATTTGCCCGCGACCCGCTCGGTCAGCGTGCGTCCGAAACGTGTGAATGCATTGCTGGGAACGGCGATCGCGCCGGAGACCATGGAGGAAACCCTCAGTCGTCTGGGGATGCCGCCGCGTGCGGATGGCGATACCTGGTGGGTCGAGTCGCCGAGCTGGCGATTCGACATCGCGCGTGAGGTTGATCTGATCGAGGAAATCGCCCGAATCCATGGCTATGATCGACTGCCGACGCGGCGTACGGCATTACCGGCGTCGATTCCCGCGCAGTCGGAGTCAGACATCGCGCTGGGCCGACTGCGGGCGTTGCTGGTGGATCGGGGCTTTCACGAAGCGATCACCTACAGTTTCGTGCCCGCGGATCTGCAGGCACGGCTCGACCCTGAGCACTCGCCTCTGGCGCTCGCCAATCCGCTCTCGAGTGATATGGGCGTGATGCGCAGCTCGCTCTGGCCTGGTTTGATCCGCGCGGCGATGCATAACCGCAACCGCCAGATGACGCGTGTTCGGCTGTTCGAGGCGGGATTGCGGTTTCGTGGCGGGCTTGAAACGCTGGAGCAGACACCGATGATCGCCGGAGTGGTCACCGGCCCGGCGACGCCCCAGCACTGGGATCAGTCCGATCGTCCGGCCGATTTCTTCGATGTCAAAGGTGATGTCGAGGCGCTCCTGGCGTTGGCGGGGCCGGCCCATCGCTGCCGCTTCGAGTCGGCCGTTCATCCCGCCCTGCACCCGGGTCAGTCGGCGCGTATTGTCTGCGATGATCGAGTCGTTGGCTGGGTCGGTGCGCTGCACCCGGAACAGGCCCGGGCGCTGGATCTGGACGGGCGCGTCTATCTCTTCGAGCTCGAGCAGTCGGCGTTTCACGATCGCGCCCTGCCGGCGTTCAGTGCCCTCTCTCGCTACCCGTCCATTCGCCGTGACCTGGCCGTTGTGGTGGCGGAATCGGTCTCCGCGGATGCGGTGCGTGACTGCATTACCGCTGCTGCGGGGGATGTGCTGGAGTCGGTTGATCTGTTTGACGTCTACCGTGGAAAAGGTGTTACCGAAGGGTGCAAAAGCCTCGCTATGGGATTGATATTGCAGGATAAATCCCGCACTCTTACGGACGATGAGGTGGATGCGGTGCAGCAGGCCGTGGTCCGCTCGCTGGCCGACACACTGAACGCGGAACTGAGGGAGTAG
- the ihfA gene encoding integration host factor subunit alpha: MALTKADMAERLFEEVGLNKREAKELVESFFEEIRQALEAGTPVKLSGFGNFDLRDKSERPGRNPKTGEEIPISARRVVTFRPGQKLKARVEAYAGHEQ, encoded by the coding sequence ATGGCGCTGACCAAGGCCGATATGGCCGAGCGGCTTTTCGAGGAGGTGGGTCTGAATAAGCGCGAGGCCAAAGAGTTGGTGGAGAGCTTTTTCGAAGAGATCCGCCAGGCGCTGGAGGCGGGGACACCCGTCAAGCTGTCGGGATTTGGCAACTTTGATCTGCGTGATAAGAGTGAGCGGCCGGGCCGCAACCCCAAGACGGGTGAGGAGATCCCCATCTCGGCGCGCCGTGTGGTGACATTCCGTCCGGGGCAGAAGCTCAAGGCCCGGGTAGAGGCGTATGCCGGACACGAGCAGTAG
- a CDS encoding MerR family transcriptional regulator, with the protein MPDTSSSETLPPIPAKRYFTIGEVSELCAVKPHVLRYWEQEFSQLSPVKRRGNRRYYQRQDVILIRQIRGLLYLQGFTIGGARQQLSGESARDDANQRQQVVRQLRTELEALLSELKR; encoded by the coding sequence ATGCCGGACACGAGCAGTAGCGAAACGCTTCCGCCGATTCCAGCCAAGCGTTACTTCACGATCGGCGAGGTGAGTGAGCTTTGCGCGGTCAAGCCGCATGTATTGCGCTACTGGGAGCAGGAGTTCAGCCAGCTCAGCCCGGTGAAGCGCCGCGGCAATCGGCGTTACTACCAGCGCCAGGATGTCATCCTTATCCGCCAGATCCGGGGGCTGTTATACCTCCAGGGCTTTACCATTGGGGGCGCCCGTCAGCAGCTCTCCGGCGAGTCGGCTCGCGATGACGCGAATCAGCGCCAACAGGTGGTGCGCCAGCTCCGCACGGAGCTTGAGGCATTGCTGAGCGAGCTCAAACGCTGA
- a CDS encoding homocysteine S-methyltransferase family protein: protein MTGDIVTERLNEGPLVCAEGFLFELERRGYLSAGEFVPEVALLRPDALETLHRDFQHAGSDIVQAFTYNGHREKMRVIGREDRLEPLNRAALKIARRVADDQPGNLMAGNISNTNIWDPEDPRVQDDVRAMFDEMVGWSVEEGADLMIGETFYYAGEAQAALEVIRRHGLPAVITLAPMAENRMMDGPGIVETCVALEQAGASVVGMNCFRGPDTMMPWIKQIRDAVSCHVAALPVAYRTTDQEPTFFSLTDTPACSCPSPHGRPFPTALDPLFCNRYEIGAFAHDAYAMGVSYLGVCCGAAPMHIREVAMAIGHQPEAAAFAERMENHFMYGSHNRLPAHIRALGERA from the coding sequence ATGACGGGCGATATCGTGACTGAGCGACTCAACGAAGGGCCGCTTGTCTGTGCGGAGGGATTCCTCTTTGAACTCGAGCGGCGCGGTTATCTGTCCGCGGGCGAGTTCGTGCCGGAAGTCGCATTGCTCCGCCCCGACGCGCTGGAGACCCTGCACCGGGATTTCCAGCATGCCGGCTCGGATATCGTCCAGGCGTTCACCTATAACGGTCACCGCGAGAAGATGCGCGTCATCGGCAGGGAAGACCGTCTCGAGCCCCTCAATCGAGCGGCGCTGAAGATCGCCCGCCGTGTAGCCGATGACCAGCCCGGTAACCTGATGGCAGGCAACATCTCCAACACCAACATCTGGGATCCGGAGGACCCACGGGTCCAGGACGATGTCCGTGCGATGTTCGATGAGATGGTCGGATGGTCGGTGGAAGAGGGCGCTGATCTGATGATCGGTGAGACGTTCTATTACGCGGGCGAGGCCCAGGCGGCGCTCGAGGTCATCCGTCGCCATGGCCTGCCAGCGGTTATTACGCTGGCGCCGATGGCGGAGAACCGCATGATGGATGGCCCAGGCATTGTCGAGACCTGCGTCGCGCTCGAGCAGGCCGGCGCAAGCGTGGTCGGCATGAACTGCTTTCGCGGGCCGGATACGATGATGCCGTGGATCAAGCAGATCCGCGACGCCGTCTCCTGTCATGTCGCGGCACTGCCGGTCGCCTATCGGACAACCGATCAGGAGCCGACCTTCTTCAGCCTGACCGACACCCCCGCCTGTAGCTGTCCGTCGCCCCATGGTCGGCCTTTCCCGACCGCACTGGATCCGCTTTTCTGCAATCGTTATGAAATCGGTGCCTTCGCCCATGATGCCTACGCCATGGGCGTGAGCTATCTCGGCGTATGCTGCGGGGCGGCGCCCATGCATATCCGCGAGGTTGCAATGGCGATCGGCCATCAGCCCGAGGCGGCTGCATTCGCGGAGCGGATGGAAAACCACTTCATGTATGGCTCCCACAACCGGCTGCCCGCCCATATTCGAGCGCTGGGCGAGAGGGCCTGA
- a CDS encoding diguanylate cyclase domain-containing protein encodes MSNFYRFGGALLASLSRLQQRLRKPLRSLRVGSEQTGGGVVGGTGRCRLTDSERTLLERYSRFADNLPGVLFELRMDGEGHTSFPYISERVIDLCGCSAEAAMADSDVIFGLMDPTDRERIFDEAQRSRQDLSLWDSVFRINTPHNGERSLHGRSTPATHKGEDGVVTWYGYIEDVTEFQRAQDRLKQAAEVFEATREGIVITDATHHVVEVNRALSQLLGYSAREFAGKPIEQLFFPVQRETLVPAIKDEIDAAQGAWSRDITLRAKSGAPVEVEAFVTRLRNEESGAVRHVALLHDISERIKYQAELERLASFDALTGLPNRRLLTDRLDQAVAQAQRSGESFVVCMLDLDHFKPVNDSYGHEVGDEALRTVSSRLVHTLRDEDTVARLGGDEFVLVIRGYRGGDSVFKRILASLREPLRFAGISGAARVTGSLGAAVFDAGEPLDGDQLIRRADQASYRAKSSGGDRVVFFESMQAEPSGQ; translated from the coding sequence ATGTCCAATTTCTACCGGTTTGGCGGCGCGCTACTCGCGTCCCTGTCCCGTCTGCAGCAACGGCTTCGTAAGCCGTTACGCTCCCTGCGGGTGGGATCCGAACAGACTGGTGGCGGGGTTGTTGGCGGGACGGGCCGGTGCCGACTGACCGACTCAGAGCGCACGTTGCTCGAGCGCTACAGTCGGTTCGCGGATAATCTCCCTGGTGTGCTTTTTGAATTGCGGATGGACGGCGAGGGCCACACCTCCTTTCCCTATATCTCCGAGCGTGTGATCGATCTCTGCGGCTGCTCGGCGGAGGCGGCAATGGCGGATTCAGACGTGATTTTCGGACTGATGGACCCCACCGATCGAGAACGGATATTCGACGAAGCCCAGCGCTCTCGGCAGGATTTGTCGTTGTGGGACTCGGTTTTCCGGATCAATACGCCGCATAACGGCGAACGATCGCTCCATGGTCGCTCAACACCGGCTACCCACAAGGGGGAGGACGGCGTTGTCACGTGGTACGGCTACATCGAGGATGTGACTGAATTCCAGCGCGCGCAGGACCGTTTGAAGCAGGCCGCAGAGGTCTTCGAGGCAACCCGTGAGGGCATCGTGATTACCGATGCCACACATCACGTCGTTGAGGTGAACCGAGCGCTGAGCCAGCTGCTCGGCTACTCCGCCCGGGAGTTTGCTGGAAAACCGATCGAGCAGCTCTTCTTTCCGGTGCAGCGTGAGACCCTCGTGCCTGCCATTAAAGATGAAATCGATGCGGCTCAGGGGGCGTGGAGTCGTGATATCACGCTCCGCGCCAAATCCGGCGCGCCTGTCGAGGTCGAGGCATTCGTAACGCGACTCCGCAACGAGGAGTCAGGGGCGGTCCGGCATGTCGCGCTCCTCCATGACATCAGTGAACGGATCAAATACCAGGCCGAGCTCGAACGGCTCGCGAGCTTTGATGCTCTGACCGGCCTCCCGAATCGACGACTCCTGACCGATCGCCTCGACCAGGCCGTGGCTCAGGCGCAGCGCTCGGGGGAATCCTTTGTGGTGTGCATGCTCGATCTGGATCACTTCAAGCCCGTGAACGACAGCTATGGCCATGAGGTGGGCGATGAGGCATTACGGACGGTCTCAAGCCGACTTGTGCACACCCTGCGCGATGAGGACACGGTCGCGCGACTCGGTGGCGATGAATTCGTGCTCGTCATTCGGGGCTATCGCGGTGGCGATTCGGTATTCAAGCGGATCCTCGCCAGCTTACGGGAGCCGCTCAGGTTTGCCGGTATCAGCGGGGCGGCGCGGGTGACCGGTAGCCTGGGTGCCGCTGTGTTCGATGCGGGCGAGCCACTGGATGGCGATCAACTGATCCGGCGCGCCGATCAGGCCTCATACCGGGCCAAGTCCAGCGGAGGGGATCGGGTGGTGTTCTTCGAATCCATGCAAGCGGAGCCGTCAGGCCAATGA